The sequence TTTCGGCGGATTCCCTCTCGATCAGCGATCATATAGCATTCCATTCTATCTCATATATACAAGATGGTCCATGCGCTTGAAAAGCGAAGGGCAATCAACCAAAACCCATAGTCGGTTACCTGGGGGAAAGGGCTTGAGAGTAGAGATGAGTTGAGACCCGCTCAACTCGTTTTTCTGGTTCTCGACCTGCTATTTCTCACAAGCCCGAAGCGACGGACCTAAGCCGACCATCTACCGTCCCCGTCGTCTGATCATATCCCCGCTTACACGCGTCCATCTGACCTGAATCTTCCTCGAACGCCGAGATCATCTACCCAAGACACATTTCTCAACCCAGAACTCATGTACTCTCACATCCCCACTCAGTTCCGGATGAAAAGAAGtgaccatcttcctcccctgTTTCAACATGACCTTCCCCAGATCATCGAGGTTCGGCGGACCCAGCGGCGAGTCCGAGGGAGGGGGCGGTGGGATCAGGTCTGATGGCAGCGTCGCGAGAACCTCTGTTTGTTCCGAGGCGGAGAGGGAGTGGACGGCAGGGGCTCGGATGAATATGGTGTTGAAGGGTCTGGATGGGGATGACAGGGATGGTATGAGGAGTGGGGCTTCGAACGACTCGAGTTGGGCTGGGGGTGGATGGTGTCTAGTGTCAGCTGAGGATCATCACAGAACGGAGAGGCATCGTGGGATGTGAGTATTCAAGGGATCGCTACTCACTACCATAAAGGTTTCTCCACACTTTCATACCCTTCAATCCCCCCCACCCTTTCACGcccttctttctcccgCCGCCCACGccgtcctcctcagccATGAGGATCATTCCCGCACAAGTGCCCCATACTGCTTTTTGGGGATCTTGCGCAAAGGCGACGAGGGCCGGTAAGAGTCCGGAAGTGAGGGAGGCgagcgaggagatgacggtGGATTCGCCTCCGGGAATGATGAGGGCATGGACTTGCTACGATTGGGAATATGAgtgtgagagggaggagaagccgAGGGCGGGCGTTGAGAGGTCGGGGTTTGATCGGGATGAGAATGACGAGGGGTAGGGATATGAGCAGGATATCAGTGGACATTTGAGGGTCAAGATGACCAAATGACGATTCGATTCCGTTAAGAAATAGTTTGATGACAAGACAGAGCGAATGTGCAGCAGCGAAATGCAAGGCGCAAGCTCAGCTATCTTGGTCTGCCATGCTCAGAACCACAACCCACCGAAAGCTCCTCCACATTCCTGACAGGGATAGCTTTGATTGTATGACCTTGTGGTCGAAGTCTGTCCAAGACCTCAGACCTGAATCAGCTTGTTGTATCATCGAGCAGTGAGCTGATGCtcgaagctgacctttgaAGATAATGGATATGCTCTATGAATGCTCCTTGGAGTGCTGTGAGGATTGAGCAGTCAGCCGAGGGAAAGATCATGCGGGAACGATCTCGAGGTGATGGCGAGAGCGGCGAACAAGGTGGTCCAAGGTCGTCTGGGACGGTGCTGCGACAATGAGACGTACCTAATACTCCGATCAAGACAGTCTCTGGAAGTTCATCGGGTTGGATCGTCATTGTCACCATGCCCAATAGGGTCGTATTGAGAACGGCACTGAGAAACAGACAATGTTGGTGACAAGGAGAGATAAATTGAACAACAATCATGGATTGGTCGACCTAGATAACGATCCAACTTTTCATTGTGACGCGAGTCATTTGCCGTCGCCCTTGGCCGATACCAGTACGACGGCCCAGCTGTTGTTACATGTGCCCAATTAACAAACACAGTCGACGAATTTTACATACATCATCTGCTTCTATTCCTTTCAAAACAAGATATACAAGGTGACACATCGcgtcctctctctcagctACCTCACAAAGAAAgactctctctctcagctACCTCACAAAGAAAgactctctctctcacttcctGTGCTTCCCCTTGGTCGCCTTCTTTGTCTTGGGCTgtttcttccttctctctaCACATCGTGGACAGATCCAATTGCCCTCTGGCGTCTTGTCGAGGCCGAGACATGAGAGGTGATACTGGGGGCACTCGTCAGCTTACAAGATCCCAGTCTTCTCAAGCTGGAAGCAGTGACTCACCCATTCGATCTCAcaatcatcgtcgtcacaCCCTATCATCTCGCCGTAGCTGAACCCTCTACACGTGCAATAAACCTTTGAATCcacttcatctcctccgcccAAACCTTCCGGCTCGGCCGCCTCAAGATCGTAAGCTTGGGtggccttcttcccactgGTTGTCCTTTTCGGTATTGGTTTACCCAgactctcgtcctcctcaccatcgctctcatcttcatcatcatcatccgctCTGGAGCGTTTgattccacctcgacctcgggCTGATCTTCCATTTTTCGAATCCAGCACCACGCCTTGACTGAGTACAGGAGTGGCATTCGCACTACGTCCTCCGATCCCAGCGACGTTCGATCCTTCTCTGCTTCCCATGTCGAGACCAAGTCCTCCATCCTTACGCTCCAAAACTGAATCCGCCGAGGGTGAGGGGGCCATAGGCAGGCCACCTCGCCGAGGTTCGTCTCTTGAGTCGTCATCTGACCCATCATCCTGCTCTGCTTTTCGGGCTTTGCTGGCAGCCGCGGCGAGTTGACGGGCGGTACGGGGTTCAACGGGTTTACCGGTGAAcgcggaggtggaggcgacGGACTCGGTAGGAGAGAGAGCGCGATTTGCCCTATAATTAGATCATGAGTCAGACATTCCAGAGTCCAGCATTAGCGATACTCAcagcttccgcttcttgacaggcttcttcttctccttgtcgcCACCCACGCTCGACGTTTCATCGTCATCCCTTGCACCCAGCTGCTGCACTctactcttcttcttctttgtAGGTGTATCGCCAACTCTGTTCTCCGATGGTCCTGCACCACCAGCGGATGGCGCGTATCCTCTCCCACCGAAAGGCGACTGGGCAGCTCGGACGGCTCGTCGTGATGTCGTCGTAGGCTGAAGATATGGCAGAGTGAGAGTTTGGGTGTATGGTgagggtggagagggatTGAGTAATGTTGATGCTTCGAGGAGATTCGAGATATGCCGTTGATGTGACATGATCTATAAATAACAATAACAAGAAGGTCAGCGAGGGCCCCTCGATCGTTGGAGTTAGGCTCGATGGCGTCGCAGATGCTGGAATATACTCACCCCGTCACATGCTCCGCCAGCTACTCTGATTTTATCATCTCCCCCAAGCTTATATCTCGCCGCTTCTTCGGCAATCTCCTGTAAAAGCTCGAATCTTTTCTCAGGCTTCACATCCGGATCCTGTATCCAATCGATGAGGGTATagagcttcttctccagacTGAGGAGGGTGGCTATCGAGGATGCATCCGCCCATTGATCAGCTTACATTTCTTCTCTGTTGGCTGGCACACCAAAAGAAGATATGAAGCTTACAATATAGGACAGCACCAAGCTCATTCAGGTCACTGTGTACGCGCGTGATCTCGGGTGGAATCTGGTCCAGTGTATCCATTATATcctggatgatgagaaggtcTTGTGCATCATTgttgggaggtggaggggagGGCGACGGGAGTTGCAGTACCGGTTGTTTAGGAGgcatggtgagtggcgGTACGTTGAGTCGACAGGATGTTCAGCTCGAAGTGATCACTCTATGATGCGGAACGAGAGAAGCCAGAGATTCCGATCAGCTGTAATTGCGGGTGCTTTgattgatcaagaagagaaagaggagggaaaAAGGTGTTCAGAAACGACAACATCGGCTCGGTAACTCTGTCATCGCACCTGTATGTATGGACAAATGACGTGGAATAGAATCGATCGATTTTGCTTCCGTATCACCGCGTCTAGCATCGCCAAGCCGTAGATAAGATCAAGTTACAACAGGATTCAACTGCTCGAGTCTGGCTGCAGATGCTTGCTTCGTTGCATTCCAGAACAGATGTTCTCGGATCACACGGACTACGGCTTTCCTCGCCCTGATACAAGATACAGAAGCTATCAGTGATGCACAACCGGGCTCGCGGAGCATTAGTATATATCAGGCAGGAGGAACGTCTTCCGACTGTTGACAGACGAGAAAGCGTCTGGGATTCTTCCTTGACAACGGGTTGACAAGAAGGATCTCGTCTCGCTAGACACAAAGAAGCACATCCTTCCATgtttctctccatcctcccaAACTTCCAAatccctctccatcgaTAGGGCGGTATCCTCAATGTCTACTCGATACACAACAAGTTTGTCCGTCATACTCTTGAGCAAGTTGGTCGCCTATTTCAGAGGCTTTAGAGCATCCGGTCAAACAGACACTATCGCTCTTCCTGCCCTCGCTCCACCATTTGCTCGCTCTCAACTTGTTACGTGCCACCAGACCTCACAGAAGAAAACTCCTGCCAATCGTCCTGTTCAGCACAAGCGACGATGGACCAACCAAGAACGCTCACAACTGCTTGGACATGCCCATAAATATGTCAAGCAGCTGGACATGAAGGCATGGACGGATGCTGTCGAGGGCCGGACCGCGAAACAAGCGTATCAGTattggaggtgagtatcTTTTGCGAGTAAGCGGGTATCGGAGGGTATGCTTGACTGACTGAGCGGCATGTAGGGGAACGATGGCACCAGAAGTCAGCAAGATGTTCAAGGAGAATCGCAGTTAGAGAGGGGCGGTTGAGACAGTGTAGAAAGATGAGCGCATTGGAGTGAGATGCATCGTGCGACTAGTCTGCCATCGCATACCACTCTATTAGAATGATGGGAGGGATATGCAGTTCACTTTCGCGTCGGCAAGGCATTCTGTCCAATGATCTCTGGTGGGATTGCCATTGCGTGCGGACGCAGCTTTCACGCTGACCACGAAGTAGCCCCGGTGTACATGTCCGAATCTTGCCTCAGCAGATCTCGCTTCTTACCTTGACAACGCAGAAGGCATTTCACACACATCACAATGACGTACAAGTCGGGAAAGGATGCTTCTGAGTCGAAACATACAATATCATCAGCCAATTGAAATCATCCATGTACACTCACTCATCCTTTTCGACTCTTTACTATTTCACATGCAAGCAAAGTATCAGCAATCAACCCGCCAACATGCCTGCTACCCCCAAGACCACCCCGAACAATGCCAAACGCAAGCCATACGGTCGATCTTCCGCCtctccatcgtcttctgaGGAGAACGTTATCGAGCCCAAAGTCAAGACACCCAAGAAGTCGAAGTTGCCCTCGAAAAACACCGATTCTCCTCGTGTAGCCAAGGCTTGGACCAACGACGAACTCGGTCAGCTCTTCGAACACGTCGAGAAAGCCGCTTCTCCCAGCAGAAAAGTGTTTGAAGGCGCGGTGGAGGGTAGGACTCCTAACCAGTGCTATCAGAGttggatgtgagtgtgataCTTGCGTGATATAGGAgacggaagatggatgCTGACGTGAGCTCAGTAATACCTTGGCACCATTCCTCAAGAAAGCTATCGCTACCAAGGCAGGGAAGTCAGCATGACAAGCGGGACGAGTTCGAGTAACAAAGAGTCAGCCTGAGCAGATTGAAGGGTAGTTGGAGGGAGTTCAATCGAGTTGAAATGACATGCGAGAAGGCGGAACGGTTCTTGATCAGAGGTACCGATCGAGGACAGTATCGTAAACATATGTGCACGCATGCACGTCGTCAGACTTGGTTATGAGTATATATCATTACATACCGGCTGATGAGCAACATCATTCGATCAAAGATCTTGGATGTCAACGAGCGTGTCTCCACATCTTAACAGTCAGCAAGACCAGCGGACCCAGTTGAATTTGCGAAAGAGCAGCTTGTCtcagcatcttcttcgagctTGGATTCGTTTCATGCCGAGAACGAAATCACGAACTTCTCGACGCAGCAAATGGGATAGTGTACCATGCACCTGTCGTTCAGAGATTTGAGCATAGGGTCGACGGCCGGTCAGAGCAATGACGGACATCTGATTCCAGAAGATCAAACACCGCAGAATACCGTAGAGATCTGCCACCCAACATACCAGATCAAGGCATACGTGGAAATCAACGTGTTTTCTCACGTCAACGGACACCTGTGTCACATTGTCAGTTGTATTCACCCCCTGTTCGCcctgatcctcctcacaTAGGTACATTGCGTGCCACGTATTAcctcacttctccttcgaGTGGTGTATCCTCATGGAACAAAGTACCGTGATTGTAAGATCATCCCTTATTCTCcaaggacgagaacgagaattgttgttgttcctGTAACGGTTTGATGGGAATCCACGGTCTATTCCTGTAATGAACGACCTATTCCTGTCATGAAGACAAAAGAAAGGTACCGGAGTTCGGATAgtgaggaaagagatgcGGTTATTGACACCCTGAAACGGGCCAGCGATGACATGTCAAGGGATCAAGGGTAACGGGTGACGagtgacgagatgaaggagacCGGAATAATGGTGGCgaaaagagaagatgggatCAGGCATGATTGATTGCTTATGTGGAGCGAGGATCTTCTCTCGTTAGTCTGAGGGAACATGCTGTGCCTTTGGTCTCTCCGCCTTCAATGGTCCGGCCGGGCATGTGAATGTACCCCGAAAGCTAAGTCAGATATGACCGGGGCGCTGCGTCACAAAGAGTCACCGACTTGCCAAAACACAAGCGTAGATCAGACTGAGACAGTGCTGTCCTATCGTGACAACGTCGGTACTTCAAATCGACCTCACTCCGTGTGGTCCCCGTTTCTTAGGTTGGAACCTGGACAGCACCTCACGACgatggatggatcagaGCCGAGCAGGACGTGATGCTTTGGTAGAGGCCGTCACCTCGATGAGATGTTAAAATGAACTTTTCAGGGAGAAGCGCGTCTTTCCACGACTCACTGTTTTAATCAAGAAGATATAAACCCTGTCATCGACCTTTGTACCAGACACATGACGCTCGTGCCCTGCACTCTCCTTGCCCCCCTAAAATCCCCTGATTCATCTACCAAACGCCAACGCTATACTGACTTACCCAAGACGCCCGTCGGCCACCTCGCTTTGTTTGATGAATCTGGTGGTGGGAAGCCAAGCACATGCGGAATGGGATCGTGTGCGCCGTGGCGGTCGGTGGCGCGGACTTATGCTTATATGCCTCGCACGGGGGaaatgggaatgggaattTGGGGCGGTCATACGTCCAGACAAAACAGGGTAAACGGGTACGTAGTCCCAGTATCTTCGTCGAATGTGTCCGTGAGAATTATCAACAATCGATATCAATGATATTATTGAACATCATGGCGCTGGCGCGCAGCAGCGATGTCGTGGTATGTCGCGTCGAAACGTACAAAAGCGGGGTGGACAAGGTCCTTTCTTGGCAGATGCAAGGCAAGTCTCatatcctcttcccttctgcAGAATGATGGTAGTAC is a genomic window of Kwoniella newhampshirensis strain CBS 13917 chromosome 13, whole genome shotgun sequence containing:
- a CDS encoding pyridoxal 5'-phosphate synthase, glutaminase subunit Pdx2 — encoded protein: MTIQPDELPETVLIGVLALQGAFIEHIHYLQRLRPQGHTIKAIPVRNVEELSQVHALIIPGGESTVISSLASLTSGLLPALVAFAQDPQKAVWGTCAGMILMAEEDGVGGGRKKGVKGWGGLKGMKVWRNLYGTQLESFEAPLLIPSLSSPSRPFNTIFIRAPAVHSLSASEQTEVLATLPSDLIPPPPPSDSPLGPPNLDDLGKVMLKQGRKMVTSFHPELSGDVRVHEFWVEKCVLGR